A section of the Hevea brasiliensis isolate MT/VB/25A 57/8 chromosome 17, ASM3005281v1, whole genome shotgun sequence genome encodes:
- the LOC110658178 gene encoding probable receptor-like protein kinase At5g24010, translated as MPPFSNQSDPVSTRPNLSSTLYNHVLHFLKKQSSVYLSSGNPSPSMETKTVHFLSLIFLSLLSSSTSFTPTDNYLLNCGSATNTSLYNRVFVADASRPGLFFLSADRSIPLADHNPSPNSPALYHTARVFTTPSSYKFNIRKNGTHLVRFHFWPFAAQGFNLSDAKFSVLVNGNMMLRDFSTQVAVLKEYIMKVDDEMLEVLLIPVDESGFGFVSGIEVFSAPKDFIVDYGARLVSANGIEEYKNLSLHVLETIHRINVGGSKLTPFNDTLWRSWIPDDDFLVLKSAAKRVATTHTPNYQSGGASPEIAPDNVYMTAQQMNKENATLGARFNITWEFPVGSFGVRHLVRLHFCDIVSTSLNQLYFDVYVNDYSAYKDLDLSTLTFHMLSSPVYVDFIADSDDLGVMRVSVGPSDISTSLKVNAILNGVEIMKMINAADSQSEYTKRTIWIALGSTLGGLLIFSLAVLAAVLLCKCKKQKPKPRRAESAGWTHLRVYGGSSRSRMSEVTVNASPGPNGYHSLRIPFADIKSATNNFDEKLIIGVGGFGMVYKGVLKDNTKVAVKRGVPGSRQGLPEFQTEIAVLSRIRHRHLVSLIGYCEEQSEMILVYEYMERGPLKNHLYGARYPPLSWKRRLEICIGAARGLHYLHTGSTQGIIHRDIKSTNILLDQNYVAKVADFGLSRSGPCLNETHVSTGVKGSFGYLDPEYFRRQQLTDKSDVYSFGVVLFEVLCARPAVDPLLAREQVNLAEWAMQWQKKGMLEKIIDPHLVGQINRNSLKKYGETAEKCLADYGVDRPTMGDVLWNLEYVLQLQESGPSEDGNANAQELPSPSMIPQGSSTDTKNQQSFFLVDDQ; from the coding sequence ATGCCCCCATTTTCTAATCAGAGTGACCCTGTTTCTACACGCCCAAATCTTTCTTCAACACTCTACAATCATGTCCTCCATTTCTTAAAGAAGCAATCCTCTGTTTATCTCTCTTCAGGAAACCCATCTCCTTCAATGGAAACCAAAACAGTTCACTTTCTGTCTCTAATTttcctctctctcctctcttcatccACCTCTTTCACTCCCACAGATAATTACCTTCTCAACTGTGGCTCAGCCACCAACACTTCGCTCTATAACCGAGTCTTTGTAGCCGATGCTTCCAGGCCAGGTTTGTTTTTTCTCTCAGCTGACAGGTCCATTCCCCTCGCTGACCACAACCCATCTCCAAATTCTCCTGCTTTGTACCATACAGCGAGAGTTTTCACCACTCCTTCGAGCTACAAGTTCAACATTAGGAAGAATGGGACTCACTTGGTACGTTTTCATTTCTGGCCATTTGCAGCTCAAGGTTTTAATTTATCAGATGCAAAATTTAGTGTTCTTGTTAACGGCAATATGATGTTGAGAGATTTTAGTACCCAAGTTGCCGTGCTTAAGGAGTATATAATGAAAGTAGATGATGAAATGCTGGAAGTTTTGTTGATACCTGTGGATGAGTCAGGTTTTGGATTTGTTAGTGGAATTGAAGTGTTTTCGGCTCCCAAGGACTTCATCGTTGATTATGGAGCCAGACTGGTTAGTGCTAATGGAATTGAAGAGTACAAGAACCTTTCGTTGCATGTTTTAGAGACAATTCACAGGATTAATGTGGGAGGTTCAAAATTGACACCTTTTAATGATACTTTGTGGAGATCGTGGATCCCTGATGATGATTTTCTTGTTTTGAAATCTGCTGCTAAGCGTGTAGCTACCACTCATACTCCTAATTATCAGAGTGGGGGTGCCAGCCCAGAGATTGCGCCGGATAATGTGTATATGACTGCACAGCAGATGAATAAGGAGAACGCAACCTTAGGGGCTAGATTCAACATCACATGGGAGTTTCCAGTGGGTTCGTTTGGTGTTCGACACTTGGTTCGCTTGCATTTTTGTGATATTGTTAGCACTTCACTTAATCAGTTGTACTTTGATGTCTATGTGAATGACTACTCTGCTTACAAGGATCTTGATCTTTCTACACTTACATTCCACATGCTTTCATCTCCAGTCTACGTAGACTTCATTGCAGATTCTGATGATCTGGGGGTCATGCGTGTGAGTGTTGGACCCTCGGATATAAGCACTTCTTTGAAAGTCAATGCTATTTTGAATGGGGTAGAGATTATGAAGATGATAAATGCTGCTGATTCACAGAGTGAATATACAAAGAGAACTATTTGGATTGCGCTGGGTTCAACTCTTGGAGgccttcttatattttctttagcTGTGCTTGCAGCTGTGCTTCTATGTAAATGCAAAAAACAGAAACCAAAACCAAGGCGTGCAGAAAGTGCAGGTTGGACACATTTACGTGTATATGGAGGTAGTTCTCGCAGTAGAATGTCTGAAGTGACTGTCAATGCATCTCCTGGCCCAAATGGTTATCACAGCTTGAGGATCCCTTTTGCTGACATTAAATCAGCCACTAACAATTTCGACGAAAAACTGATCATTGGTGTTGGTGGATTTGGTATGGTTTACAAAGGGGTTCTTAAAGACAACACGAAGGTTGCTGTAAAGAGGGGTGTTCCTGGATCTAGGCAAGGGCTTCCAGAATTCCAGACAGAAATAGCAGTTTTGTCCAGGATACGTCACCGTCATCTTGTTTCCCTCATTGGGTATTGTGAAGAGCAGTCGGAAATGATACTAGTTTATGAGTATATGGAAAGGGGCCCGTTGAAGAATCATTTATATGGTGCAAGATATCCTCCTCTGTCATGGAAGCGAAGGCTTGAAATCTGCATTGGTGCAGCAAGAGGTCTTCACTACCTGCATACAGGTTCAACGCAAGGCATCATCCATCGTGATATCAAGTCTACAAATATTTTGCTTGACCAAAATTATGTGGCCAAGGTTGCTGATTTTGGTCTTTCAAGATCTGGGCCATGCCTCAATGAGACTCATGTAAGTACTGGCGTCAAAGGTAGTTTTGGTTATCTTGATCCAGAATACTTCCGGAGACAGCAGCTGACAGATAAGTCAGATGTTTATTCATTTGGAGTTGTGCTTTTTGAAGTTCTTTGTGCTAGACCTGCTGTTGATCCATTGCTTGCTAGAGAGCAAGTGAATTTAGCTGAATGGGCAATGCAATGGCAGAAAAAAGGCATGCTTGAGAAAATTATCGACCCCCATCTTGTCGGACAGATAAATCGAAACTCTCTAAAGAAGTATGGAGAAACAGCAGAGAAATGTTTGGCGGACTATGGTGTGGATAGGCCTACCATGGGCGATGTGCTATGGAATTTGGAGTATGTACTTCAGCTTCAGGAATCTGGACCATCAGAGGATGGCAATGCAAATGCACAGGAGCTCCCATCACCTTCAATGATTCCCCAAGGTTCATCAACCGATACTAAAAACCAGCAAAGTTTTTTCCTAGTTGATGACCAATGA
- the LOC110658177 gene encoding uncharacterized protein LOC110658177 isoform X2, with product MDPNGFIDEKAESRLYIGNLDLRITEAALLKMFSPYGKIVSEDFLWHTRGPKRGEPRGFAFIQFSTKEEAKLAKEKMHGRLACGRPLVVRLASEKYLEEAAQDSSKTVGEMTKRGIAGGASGQMSRSAKIAAIKTKLKTLEEESSSVKKQKQSDIISCNNIVDHSSGKR from the exons ATG GATCCTAATGGTTTCATTGATGAGAAGGCTGAAAGTAGACTTTATATTGGCAACCTTGACTTGAGAATAACAGA GGCTGCTCTGCTCAAGATGTTTTCTCCATATGGCAAGATTGTATCTGAGGACTTCTTATGGCATACCCGTGGACCAAAACGTGGGGAGCCACGGGGCTTTGCTTTTATCCAGTTTAGCACCAAAGAG GAAGCTAAATTGGCCAAGGAGAAAATGCATGGGAGATTAGCTTGTGGCCGCCCTTTGGTTGTTCGCCTTGCCAGTGAGAAATACTTGGAGGAAGCAGCGCAGGATTCTTCTAAAACAGTAGGTGAGATGACCAAAAGAGGCATTGCTGGTGGCGCTTCGGGACAGATGAGTCGGAGTGCTAAGATAGCTGCGATAAAGACCAAATTGAAAACCCTGGAAGAGGAGAGCTCTAGTGTGAAGAAGCAGAAGCAATCTGATATCATTTCTTGTAACAATATTGTTGATCATTCATCTGGCAAAAGATGA
- the LOC110658177 gene encoding uncharacterized protein LOC110658177 isoform X1 produces the protein MDPNGFIDEKAESRLYIGNLDLRITEAALLKMFSPYGKIVSEDFLWHTRGPKRGEPRGFAFIQFSTKEVSYLHLLTLYLGKFLISTIKVSMQEAKLAKEKMHGRLACGRPLVVRLASEKYLEEAAQDSSKTVGEMTKRGIAGGASGQMSRSAKIAAIKTKLKTLEEESSSVKKQKQSDIISCNNIVDHSSGKR, from the exons ATG GATCCTAATGGTTTCATTGATGAGAAGGCTGAAAGTAGACTTTATATTGGCAACCTTGACTTGAGAATAACAGA GGCTGCTCTGCTCAAGATGTTTTCTCCATATGGCAAGATTGTATCTGAGGACTTCTTATGGCATACCCGTGGACCAAAACGTGGGGAGCCACGGGGCTTTGCTTTTATCCAGTTTAGCACCAAAGAGGTAAGTTATCTGCATCTTTTGACTTTGTATTTAGGCAAATTCCTGATTTCCACAATTAAAGTGAGCATGCAGGAAGCTAAATTGGCCAAGGAGAAAATGCATGGGAGATTAGCTTGTGGCCGCCCTTTGGTTGTTCGCCTTGCCAGTGAGAAATACTTGGAGGAAGCAGCGCAGGATTCTTCTAAAACAGTAGGTGAGATGACCAAAAGAGGCATTGCTGGTGGCGCTTCGGGACAGATGAGTCGGAGTGCTAAGATAGCTGCGATAAAGACCAAATTGAAAACCCTGGAAGAGGAGAGCTCTAGTGTGAAGAAGCAGAAGCAATCTGATATCATTTCTTGTAACAATATTGTTGATCATTCATCTGGCAAAAGATGA
- the LOC110658177 gene encoding uncharacterized protein LOC110658177 isoform X3 — MFSPYGKIVSEDFLWHTRGPKRGEPRGFAFIQFSTKEEAKLAKEKMHGRLACGRPLVVRLASEKYLEEAAQDSSKTVGEMTKRGIAGGASGQMSRSAKIAAIKTKLKTLEEESSSVKKQKQSDIISCNNIVDHSSGKR; from the exons ATGTTTTCTCCATATGGCAAGATTGTATCTGAGGACTTCTTATGGCATACCCGTGGACCAAAACGTGGGGAGCCACGGGGCTTTGCTTTTATCCAGTTTAGCACCAAAGAG GAAGCTAAATTGGCCAAGGAGAAAATGCATGGGAGATTAGCTTGTGGCCGCCCTTTGGTTGTTCGCCTTGCCAGTGAGAAATACTTGGAGGAAGCAGCGCAGGATTCTTCTAAAACAGTAGGTGAGATGACCAAAAGAGGCATTGCTGGTGGCGCTTCGGGACAGATGAGTCGGAGTGCTAAGATAGCTGCGATAAAGACCAAATTGAAAACCCTGGAAGAGGAGAGCTCTAGTGTGAAGAAGCAGAAGCAATCTGATATCATTTCTTGTAACAATATTGTTGATCATTCATCTGGCAAAAGATGA
- the LOC110658176 gene encoding uncharacterized protein LOC110658176: MESKFPFLHIAGSPLPKPEIQRSLFCSRQNALGVSPTTVAPTLVSSSSSFSLANNGNNNSSRTFLSPQLYPKDPSSLRSVAVRSNLSFPLISPNDRWGTWTALCATGAFGIWSEKTKIGSALSGALVSTLVGLAASNLRIISCESPAYSIVLEFLLPLAVPLLLFRADMRRVIQSTGTLLSAFLLGSVATTVGTLLAYWIVPMRSLGEDSWKIAAALMGRHIGGAVNYVAIANALEMSSSVLASGLAADNVICAMYFTTLFALASKIPPESSTETNADAQMESGSEPSNNLPVLQLGTALAVSFAICKAGSYVTKFFQIQGGILPAVTAIVVVLATAFPTPFNYLAPSGEAIALILMQVFFTVVGASGNIWHVIKTAPSIFLFALVQITIHLVVILGLGKLFRFDLRLLLLASNANVGGPTTACGMATAKGWRSLVVPGILAGIFGIAIATFLGIDFGRRFLKFM; this comes from the exons ATGGAATCGAAGTTTCCATTTTTACATATAGCTGGTTCTCCGCTGCCAAAGCCGGAGATTCAACGGTCACTTTTCTGTTCCCGCCAAAATGCCCTTGGAGTCTCACCAACCACCGTCGCACCAACACTCGTAAGTTCATCATCATCGTTTTCATTAGCTAATAATGGCAATAACAATAGTAGCCGAACATTTCTGTCTCCGCAATTGTATCCAAAAGACCCAAGTTCGCTCCGATCTGTAGCTGTCAGATCCAATTTGAGTTTTCCTCTTATTTCTCCCAACGATCGATGGGGCACCTGGACCGCTCTCTGCGCAACCGGCGCTTTTGGTATCTG GTCGGAGAAGACCAAGATTGGAAGCGCGTTGAGCGGTGCGCTAGTGAGCACCTTAGTTGGACTTGCAGCTAGCAATTTGAGGATCATTTCGTGTGAATCTCCGGCTTACTCTATTGTTTTGGAGTTTCTGCTCCCTTTGGCAGTTCCATTGTTGCTGTTCAGAGCGGACATGCGTCGTGTGATTCAGTCCACTGGGACACTTCTCTCGGCTTTCTTGCTAGGATCAG TTGCTACAACAGTTGGGACATTGTTGGCATATTGGATTGTGCCAATGCGATCACTTGGTGAGGATAGTTGGAAAATAGCAGCTGCTCTCATGGGAAGACACATTGGCGGAG CTGTCAATTATGTTGCCATTGCGAATGCTCTTGAAATGTCTTCATCAGTTTTAGCTTCTGGACTAGCTGCAGATAATGTTATTTGTGCAATGTATTTTACAACATTGTTTGCGTTGGCATCTAAAATACCGCCTGAGTCTTCAACAGAAACTAATG CAGATGCTCAGATGGAGAGTGGGTCTGAACCTAGCAACAACCTTCCTGTTCTACAGCTCGGTACTGCCCTTGCAGTGTCCTTTGCCATCTGCAAGGCTGGTTCTTACGTGACAAAGTTTTTTCAGATTCAAGGAGGTATCCTGCCAGCTGTAACAGCCATTGTTGTTGTCTTAGCAACTGCATTTCCAACCCCTTTTAATTACCTTGCACCATCTGGAGAGGCTATAGCTTTGATTCTGATGCAG GTATTTTTCACTGTGGTGGGTGCAAGTGGAAACATATGGCATGTGATTAAAACAGCGCCCAGCATTTTCCTGTTTGCTCTTGTACAGATTACCATCCATCTGGTGGTGATCCTTGGATTGGGAAAGCTATTTCGCTTTGACCTAAGGCTATTGCTTTTGGCATCAAATGCTAATGTCGGAGGCCCTACAACCGCATGTGGAATGGCCACGGCCAAAGGGTGGAGATCCTTGGTTGTTCCTGGTATTCTTGCTGGCATTTTTGGAATCGCCATTGCAACTTTTCTTGGAATTGATTTTGGAAGGAGGTTTCTGAAATTCatgtaa
- the LOC110658173 gene encoding uncharacterized protein LOC110658173 codes for MHGICYWYVPALLLPSFGARNKMGWKGSKFRNLKRRAQVLTVQIESWKAFPFSLFSKLPRCILMQHLTSIGFYQIANHNCITHEEEVINKARIKTFTILNFQNTAPSSSSAISGLWDGKFYSFLLLNQVVKRLFMSEHRLQRTTTRTRTRNFSFCICFFFPSI; via the exons ATGCATGGGATATGCTATTGGTATGTGCCTGCGTTGTTATTGCCTTCCTTTGGTGCAAGAAACAAAATGGGGTGGAAGGGCAGCAAATTCAGAAATTTGAAGCGCCGGGCTCAGGTCTTGACAGTGCAGATAGAAAGCTGGAAAGCCTTCCCCTTCAGTCTCTTCTCCAAGCTACCAAGGTGCATTTTGATGCAACATCTGACCTCAATT GGATTCTATCAGATTGCGAATCATAATTGCATCACTCATGAGGAGGAAGTTATAAATAAGGCAAGAATTAAGACCTTCACGATCTTGAATTTTCAAAATACAGCACCTTCCTCCTCTTCTGCAATTTCTGGTTTGTGGGACGGCAAATTCTACAGTTTCTTGCTTCTGAATCAAGTGGTTAAGAGGCTCTTTATGTCTGAACACAGATTACAAAGGACAACGACAAGGACAAGGACAAGGAATTTTTCTTTTTGTATATGTTTCTTTTTCCCGAGCATTTAA
- the LOC110658174 gene encoding ferric reduction oxidase 2 → MFSGFSGQAMKAVRLAIMVLLALVFIGYIMIWVMKATNTYFLNWQPHIQAKADSRFFGEQGSYTLVHVFPILFIATLACAYLHLGKKSVNGGTGKVHSLFAWCKRPVLAKGPLGIVTGIELSLLGMFFALMVWSLYSYLQAMFAYAAPTAASLGFQVWEVKLEISALSLGLVGNVCLVFLFFPIARGSSVLQILGLTSEASIKYHIWLGHIAMTIFTAHGLCYIIFWGKTHQLSQMLKWDKHFISNVAGEIALLSGLIMWVTSLKRIRRKIFELFFYSHHLYIPFVVFYVFHVCFSRACIILPGFYLFMIDRYLRLLQSQQRIRLVSARILPCETVELNFSKNPGLHYAPRSTAFVNVPRISKVQWHPFTITTSSNMDPEKLSIVIKCEGNWSHKLYQMLSSPAPIDRLQVSFEGPYGPASTHFMRHDLLVMVSGGSGITPFISITREILFLANTTNGRTPRLLLVCAFKKSVDLTMLELLLPVTGTTFDISHLQLQIEAYVTREKLAQADPQKLLRTIWFKPDVSDVPVSAVLGPNSWLWLGAIISASFIIFLILITTLTRYYIYPIDHNTDMIYSLPARAALNLFFISISIVMAASAAFLWNKKQNAKEIKQIQNTDMPTPGMSPGLQSRHADRELESLPHQSLLQATRVHQGERPNLKKILLECKGDSVGVLVSGPRKMRQELAAICSSSLVDNLHFESISFSW, encoded by the exons ATGTTTTCAGGATTTAGTGGTCAAGCAATGAAGGCCGTTCGATTAGCCATAATGGTGTTGTTAGCGCTGGTCTTTATTGGGTACATTATGATTTGGGTCATGAAGGCCACAAATACCTATTTTTTAAACTGGCAGCCTCATATTCAAGCAAAAGCCGATTCCAGGTTCTTTGGAGAGCAAG GTTCATATACGCTGGTACATGTGTTCCCCATTCTCTTTATTGCTACCTTGGCCTGTGCATACCTCCATCTGGGAAAGAAATCTGTTAATGGTGGCACCGG CAAAGTTCATTCTTTGTTTGCCTGGTGCAAACGTCCGGTGCTCGCGAAAGGTCCCCTTGGGATTGTGACGGGGATAGAGCTATCATTATTGGGTATGTTCTTTGCGTTAATGGTGTGGTCATTGTATTCTTACTTGCAAGCCATGTTCGCGTATGCTGCTCCTACGGCTGCATCTTTGGGATTCCAAGT GTGGGAAGTCAAGTTGGAAATATCAGCTTTATCTCTGGGATTAGTTGGGAATGTCTGTCTGGTCTTTCTCTTCTTCCCAATAGCCAGAGGCTCCTCAGTTTTGCAGATTCTTGGCCTCACCTCAGAAGCCAGTATCAAGTACCATATATGGCTAGGCCATATTGCCATGACTATCTTCACCGCCCACGGCTTATGCTATATTATTTTTTGGGGCAAAACCCATCAATTGTCTCAG ATGCTAAAATGGGACAAGCACTTTATTTCGAATGTGGCCGGCGAAATAGCTTTGCTTTCTGGATTGATCATGTGGGTCACAAGCTTAAAACGCATAAGACGAAAGATTTTCGAGCTCTTCTTCTATAGTCATCACCTGTATATTCCTTTTGTTGTCTTCTATGTGTTTCATGTTTGCTTCTCTCGTGCTTGCATTATCCTTCCTGGTTTCTACCTCTTCATGATCGATCGATACTTGAGGTTATTACAATCCCAACAGAGAATTCGCTTGGTTTCAGCACGAATTTTGCCCTGTGAAACTGTAGAGCTAAATTTCTCCAAGAACCCAG GATTGCACTATGCTCCAAGAAGCACCGCATTTGTAAATGTACCTAGAATATCCAAGGTACAATGGCATCCCTTTACAATCACAACCAGCAGCAATATGGATCCTGAAAAGTTGAGCATAGTCATCAAATGTGAAGGCAATTGGTCTCACAAGTTGTATCAGATGCTGTCATCCCCTGCTCCAATAGACCGCCTTCAGGTCTCCTTTGAAGGACCCTATGGTCCTGCTTCAACTCATTTTATGAG GCATGACTTGCTAGTGATGGTTAGTGGAGGAAGTGGGATAACCCCTTTTATCTCCATCACACGTGAGATCCTATTTCTAGCCAATACAACGAATGGCAGGACCCCGAGGCTTCTCCTCGTATGTGCTTTCAAGAAATCTGTGGATCTCACCATGCTAGAGCTTCTACTCCCAGTTACAGGCACCACCTTTGACATCTCCCATTTGCAGTTACAAATTGAAGCCTACGTTACCAGAGAGAAATTGGCCCAAGCAGATCCACAGAAGCTCCTCAGAACAATATGGTTCAAGCCTGACGTATCAGATGTGCCAGTCTCTGCAGTCCTAGGTCCAAATAGCTGGCTTTGGCTTGGTGCAATAATTTCAGCTTCTTTCATCATCTTCCTTATCCTCATCACCACTCTCACAAGATACTACATATATCCAATTGACCATAATACTGATATGATATACTCTTTGCCTGCAAGGGCTGCTTTAAACCTATTCTTTATAAGCATCTCCATAGTGATGGCTGCCTCTGCAGCATTTCTTTGGAACAAGAAACAGAATGCCAAGGAAATCAAGCAAATTCAGAACACAGATATGCCAACACCAGGAATGTCCCCAGGTTTGCAGTCCCGCCATGCTGACAGAGAGTTGGAAAGCCTTCCTCACCAATCTCTTCTCCAAGCCACCAGGGTGCACCAAGGTGAAAGGCCGAACTTAAAAA AAATATTATTGGAGTGCAAAGGAGACAGTGTAGGAGTTCTTGTAAGCGGGCCAAGAAAGATGAGGCAAGAATTGGCAGCAATCTGTTCATCCAGCTTGGTAGATAACCTACATTTCGAGTCCATTAGCTTTAGCTGGTGA